In Dromaius novaehollandiae isolate bDroNov1 chromosome 2, bDroNov1.hap1, whole genome shotgun sequence, one DNA window encodes the following:
- the LOC112984733 gene encoding C-C chemokine receptor type 5-like, giving the protein MAGSPDQHMVENYTTDLDSLLLTTEFDYGGATACTRIEEKDFASKFLPPLYSLVVIFGLLGNMLVVLILVKYKRLKSMTDIYLLNLAISDLLFIFSLPFWAYYAAQEWIFGDALCRILSGVYLLGFYSGIFFIILLTIDRYLAIVHAVFALKARTVTYGILTSIVTWAVAIFASVPGIIFHKSQKENSRYTCSPHYPSDQRNAWKQFLTLKMNILGLIVPMLIMICSYTQIIKTLLQCRNEKKHKAVRLIFIIMIVYFLFWAPYNISILLRDFQVSLSLSTCEISGQLEKAIQVTETISMIHCCINPVIYAFAGEKFRKYLHCFFRKHVASHFSKYCPVFYVDPAERVSSTYTQSTGEQEVSAAL; this is encoded by the exons ATGGCAGGTTCACCGG accAACACATGGTGGAAAACTACACCACTGACTTAGACAGCTTGCTACTGACAACAGAATTTGACTACGGTGGTGCAACAGCATGCACAAGAATCGAGGAAAAGGACTTTGCATCAAAATTTTTGCCACCACTTTACTCTTTGGTGGTGATATTTGgcctcctgggcaacatgcttGTTGTCCTTATCCTGGTAAAATACAAGCGACTGAAGAGTATGACTGACATCTACCTGCTCAATTTGGCAATTTCTGATCTGCTGTTTatattttccctccctttttgGGCTTATTACGCTGCCCAGGAGTGGATATTTGGAGATGCACTCTGCAGAATTCTCTCAGGTGTCTACCTCCTTGGCTTCTACAGCGGGATCTTTTTCATCATCTTGTTGACCATAGACAGGTATCTGGCCATAGTGCATGCCGTGTTTGCTTTAAAAGCCAGGACAGTTACCTATGGCATCCTCACCAGCATTGTCACTTGGGCTGTTGCTATTTTTGCCTCTGTTCCAGGAATAATATTTCACAAAAGTCAAAAGGAAAATTCTCGTTATACATGCAGCCCTCATTATCCATCTGATCAGAGAAATGCATGGAAGCAGTTCTTGACTTTAAAGATGAACATCCTGGGACTTATTGTTCCAATGCTCATTATGATCTGCAGCTACACACAAATTATaaagacattactgcaatgtagGAATGAGAAAAAACATAAAGCGGTCAGGCTTATTTTTATCATCATGATTGTCTACTTTTTATTCTGGGCACCATACAACATCAGTATTCTCTTGCGTGATTTTCAAGTATCATTATCCCTTAGTACTTGTGAAATCAGTGGTCAACTGGAGAAAGCAATACAAGTGACAGAAACAATTTCAATGATCCACTGTTGTATCAATCCTGTGATCTATGCCTTCGCTGGAGAAAAGTTTAGGAAGTATCTTCATTGCTTTTTCCGAAAGCACGTTGCATCCCACTTCTCTAAATATTGCCCAGTTTTCTATGTTGACCCAGCTGAACGGGTTAGCTCCACTTACACACAGTCCACTGGAGAGCAAGAAGTTTCTGCTGCATTGTAA